A window of the Raphanus sativus cultivar WK10039 unplaced genomic scaffold, ASM80110v3 Scaffold2289, whole genome shotgun sequence genome harbors these coding sequences:
- the LOC108847962 gene encoding PTI1-like tyrosine-protein kinase 2 isoform X2 — MRRWICCGGHRSGDSDISNDEKHLKTQWHHQQPADANNKQPRPQPVAKPDPPKEALPIEVPPLSVEEVEEKTDNFGSKSLIGEGSYGRVYYATLSDGNKAVALKKLDVSPEAESNTEFLTQVSMVSRLKHENFIQLVGYCVDENLRVLAYEFATMGSLHDVLHGRKGVQGAQPGPTLDWITRVKIAVEAARGLEYLHEKVQPPVIHRDVRSSNVLLFEDYQAKVADFNLSNQAPDNAARLHSTRVLGTFGYHAPEYAMTGQLTQKSDVYSFGVVLLELLTGRKPVDHTMPRGQQSLVTWATPRLSEDKVKQCVDPKLKGEYPPKSVAKLAAVAALCVQYESEFRPNMSIVVKALQPLLKPPAPAPVVPESS; from the exons atgCGGAGGTGGATCTGTTGTGGTGGGCACAGATCAGGTGATTCTGATATTTCAAATGATGAGAAACATCTCAAAACTCAATGGCACCACCAACAACCTGCTGATG CAAATAATAAGCAGCCAAGACCACAACCTGTTGCAAAACCTGATCCCCCCAAGGAAGCACTCCCCATTGAAGTCCCTCCCTTGTCTGTTGAAGAGGTTGAAGAAAAGACTGACAATTTCGGATCAAAGTCGCTCATCGGGGAAGGATCTTACGGAAGAGTGTACTACGCAACTCTTAGCGATGGTAATAAAGCTGTTGCGTTGAAGAAACTCGATGTTTCCCCTGAAGCTGAGTCAAACACCGAGTTCTTGACTCAG GTTTCAATGGTTTCAAGATTGAAGCACGAGAACTTCATTCAGCTGGTCGGTTACTGCGTAGACGAGAACCTCCGTGTTCTTGCTTACGAGTTCGCAACCATGGGATCGCTCCACGACGTTCTGCACGGTAGAAAGGGAGTTCAAGGTGCGCAGCCAGGTCCGACGCTCGACTGGATAACGAGGGTGAAGATAGCCGTCGAGGCAGCTAGGGGATTAGAGTACCTTCACGAGAAGGTTCAGCCTCCTGTGATACACAGAGACGTGAGGTCTAGCAACGTGCTTCTTTTCGAAGACTATCAAGCGAAAGTGGCTGATTTCAATCTCTCGAACCAAGCTCCTGATAACGCTGCTCGTCTTCACTCTACGAGAGTCTTGGGAACCTTTGGCTATCACGCTCCAGA ATATGCTATGACTGGGCAGCTGACGCAGAAGAGTGATGTGTATAGCTTTGGGGTTGTGCTTCTTGAGCTTTTGACAGGGAGGAAACCTGTGGATCACACAATGCCACGTGGACAACAGAGTCTTGTAACCTGG GCTACACCGAGACTCAGTGAAGATAAAGTGAAGCAGTGTGTTGATCCGAAGCTAAAAGGAGAGTATCCTCCTAAATCAGTAGCTAAG CTAGCAGCGGTGGCAGCACTGTGTGTGCAATATGAATCAGAGTTTAGACCGAATATGAGTATCGTTGTGAAAGCTTTGCAGCCACTTCTCAAGCCTCCAGCGCCAGCCCCTGTTGTACCTGAGTCCTCATGA
- the LOC130505451 gene encoding F-box/kelch-repeat protein At4g38940-like: MAEKDNSSSETPSLILSLPEEVIIDILARVSRWVYPTLSLVSKQFRSLVVSPDLYARRSLLGCTEDCLYNLFYERETGLRHWCILLPEANGNRRLVRIPLLPALTHGESFVAVGSKIYMFGGTTMSAFSIDCRSHTVEPLPSMPVPMLNTMAGIIDEKIYVMGRFYDYKNGIMVFNTKTQMWEPEVLNGEEQRQDPGLDYLVFDWVVMYDKMYVRDHIECSVYDPKENRWRPEGILSSKDWKNACVIDDILYHGFSVYGNYNLCTYDPKLRCWGLVKGLGKLLSGMCWIHAANYGGKLVLFFAKAIFDGRRNVTSSKEICCVEISLERRQGGEIWGKVEWSGQRPEFNNKFHTGFSNLIHWLALSPSRTLRHSKSIPNLRFSHKYKGHEKLKKCSQFSLHCAADGIQGQERMS, translated from the exons ATGGCAGAGAAGGACAACTCATCATCAGAAACACCGTCTCTGATTCTGTCACTACCAGAAGAAGTCATCATTGACATCTTAGCGCGTGTGTCCAGATGGGTGTATCCAACACTCTCCCTCGTTTCCAAGCAGTTCCGGTCACTGGTCGTGTCACCTGACCTATACGCAAGACGATCTTTGTTGGGATGCACCGAAGACTGTCTCTACAATCTTTTCTATGAAAGAGAAACCGGTCTCCGCCATTGGTGTATTCTCCTCCCGGAAGCCAACGGTAATCGCAGGTTGGTCCGTATCCCTTTACTTCCCGCTCTGACTCACGGTGAGAGCTTTGTCGCGGTAGGCTCCAAGATATATATGTTTGGTGGGACTACCATGAGTGCATTTAGCATAGACTGTAGATCTCACACGGTGGAACCCCTTCCCAGCATGCCTGTGCCCATGCTTAATACAATGGCTGGCATCATCGACGAGAAAATTTATGTAATGGGCCGCTTCTATGACTATAAGAATGGCATAATGGTGTTCAACACAAAAACACAAATGTGGGAGCCCGAGGTCTTAAACGGTGAGGAGCAACGTCAAGACCCGGGCTTGGATTATCTTGTGTTTGACTGGGTGGTGATGTATGACAAGATGTACGTGAGGGATCATATTGAATGTTCTGTTTACGATCCAAAGGAAAATAGATGGAGACCAGAGGGGATTCTGAGTTCTAAAGATTGGAAGAACGCTTGTGTTATTGATGACATATTGTACCACGGCTTTAGTGTTTAtggtaattataatttatgtacTTATGATCCAAAGCTTAGGTGTTGGGGTCTGGTTAAAGGTTTGGGAAAGTTGTTATCTGGGATGTGCTGGATACACGCTGCGAATTACGGTGGGAAGCTGGTTTTGTTTTTTGCTAAAGCAATTTTTGATGGAAGAAGAAATGTAACATCCAGTAAGGAGATTTGTTGTGTGGAGATTTCGCTGGAAAGACGTCAAGGAGGAGAGATTTGGGGTAAAGTTGAGTGGTCTGGTCAG AGACCAGAGTTCAACAACAAATTTCACACAGGTTTTAGTAATCTCATCCATTGGCTTGCTCTTAGCCCTAGCAGGACGCTACGTCACTCCAAGAGCATCCCTAATCTCAGATTTTCTCACAAATACAAAGGCCATGAGAAGCTCAAGAAATGTTCTCAGTTCTCACTACATTG TGCGGCAGATGGGATTCAAGGACAGGAGAGAATGTCCTAA
- the LOC108847962 gene encoding PTI1-like tyrosine-protein kinase 2 isoform X1: MRRWICCGGHRSGDSDISNDEKHLKTQWHHQQPADAANNKQPRPQPVAKPDPPKEALPIEVPPLSVEEVEEKTDNFGSKSLIGEGSYGRVYYATLSDGNKAVALKKLDVSPEAESNTEFLTQVSMVSRLKHENFIQLVGYCVDENLRVLAYEFATMGSLHDVLHGRKGVQGAQPGPTLDWITRVKIAVEAARGLEYLHEKVQPPVIHRDVRSSNVLLFEDYQAKVADFNLSNQAPDNAARLHSTRVLGTFGYHAPEYAMTGQLTQKSDVYSFGVVLLELLTGRKPVDHTMPRGQQSLVTWATPRLSEDKVKQCVDPKLKGEYPPKSVAKLAAVAALCVQYESEFRPNMSIVVKALQPLLKPPAPAPVVPESS; this comes from the exons atgCGGAGGTGGATCTGTTGTGGTGGGCACAGATCAGGTGATTCTGATATTTCAAATGATGAGAAACATCTCAAAACTCAATGGCACCACCAACAACCTGCTGATG CAGCAAATAATAAGCAGCCAAGACCACAACCTGTTGCAAAACCTGATCCCCCCAAGGAAGCACTCCCCATTGAAGTCCCTCCCTTGTCTGTTGAAGAGGTTGAAGAAAAGACTGACAATTTCGGATCAAAGTCGCTCATCGGGGAAGGATCTTACGGAAGAGTGTACTACGCAACTCTTAGCGATGGTAATAAAGCTGTTGCGTTGAAGAAACTCGATGTTTCCCCTGAAGCTGAGTCAAACACCGAGTTCTTGACTCAG GTTTCAATGGTTTCAAGATTGAAGCACGAGAACTTCATTCAGCTGGTCGGTTACTGCGTAGACGAGAACCTCCGTGTTCTTGCTTACGAGTTCGCAACCATGGGATCGCTCCACGACGTTCTGCACGGTAGAAAGGGAGTTCAAGGTGCGCAGCCAGGTCCGACGCTCGACTGGATAACGAGGGTGAAGATAGCCGTCGAGGCAGCTAGGGGATTAGAGTACCTTCACGAGAAGGTTCAGCCTCCTGTGATACACAGAGACGTGAGGTCTAGCAACGTGCTTCTTTTCGAAGACTATCAAGCGAAAGTGGCTGATTTCAATCTCTCGAACCAAGCTCCTGATAACGCTGCTCGTCTTCACTCTACGAGAGTCTTGGGAACCTTTGGCTATCACGCTCCAGA ATATGCTATGACTGGGCAGCTGACGCAGAAGAGTGATGTGTATAGCTTTGGGGTTGTGCTTCTTGAGCTTTTGACAGGGAGGAAACCTGTGGATCACACAATGCCACGTGGACAACAGAGTCTTGTAACCTGG GCTACACCGAGACTCAGTGAAGATAAAGTGAAGCAGTGTGTTGATCCGAAGCTAAAAGGAGAGTATCCTCCTAAATCAGTAGCTAAG CTAGCAGCGGTGGCAGCACTGTGTGTGCAATATGAATCAGAGTTTAGACCGAATATGAGTATCGTTGTGAAAGCTTTGCAGCCACTTCTCAAGCCTCCAGCGCCAGCCCCTGTTGTACCTGAGTCCTCATGA